AATATCCGCTCCTTTCGTTGTCGCAATGAGGAAACATGCCCACCAAACACCTAAAAACGGTTCATCTGTATGAATAAATCCATAAAGGATATGTAAGAATAGACGCACAGGAATGCCCACATAGAGCATAGAAAATAAAGTAATACCCGAAGTCTCTAGGGGACCGCATTTATTTTTTCTCGATCGAAAGACGTTAATGGTTATCCAAATAAATAAGAAACACCAGGGGATGGTAGAAATAAATTCAGGGAATATATGATGCCAGCGAATTGCAATAAAGCTGGTTAAAACAAAAATGAAAGATCCTATGGCGCTATATAAACGGAAAGCATAATGCATTTTAACTTTTGCCATAGTTCCATATTCATAGGTTCCTACAGCACTACAAAGAGCTGTGATAAATCCTAAAGCAAAAGATGTCACAGGAAATAGAGAACTGTAAAGAAGAAGTACTAGGAAAGTGAGAACCAACGAATGTACAACAACTCGTTGAAAAAGATCTCCATAGAAAGGAGTTTTGAACTTATTCAGTTTCAACATGGCTATTTGCCTCCTCGTCGTGATCTGTGTTGGTAAGCTTTAATGGCATCTAAAAGATGATCAGGTTTGAAATCCGGCCATAAAACATCGGTTACATATAGCTCTGTATATGCTATTTGCCATAAGAGGAAATTACTGACACGCATTTCGCCACCGGTGCGAATTAATAAATCGGGATCAGGCATTTCCGAAGTGTCTAAATACGAACGAATTATCTCTTCCGAAATTGAGTCTGAAGATATTTTTTGTTCTATCAAATCCTGATGAAGTTTCTTAAATGCACGTACCAGCTCATCCTTTCCACCATAATTAATTGCTAGCACAAGATCTCTATGTGGATTGTGGCGGGTTTTTAAGGCGATTTCAGAAATTTTTTGTTGTAGGTTTAGGGGAAGTTCCAATAAATTCCCTATACAACGCAACCGAATCTTATTTTCAATAAGATAAGGGAGTTGTTCGTCCAATTGAGAATAGAAAAGATAAAAAAGTTCCTCGACTTCTTCAGTCGATCTTAGAAAATTTTCTGTAGAGAAAGCAAATAATGTAAGAACCTCAATACCCAAAGAAAAAGCAGATTCGATAATATTGGGTAGGACTTTAGCTCCATAGTAGTGCCCCGAGGAATACTTGACAGTACACTGTGCTTGATGTTGCTGATACCAGCGGCGATTGCCGTCCATAATAATGGCAACATGTCTCGGTAAAGACTGGGTGGATAGATCAGCTTGATTCGCCTGTTTTAATGTGAGAGACATATCTACATCGTTAGTTGTGGCAGTGTGTTATGACGGGGTTTCAAAAACAACAGCTGAACCTCTTCTTAAGCTAAAATAATAGACAAAGAGCTTTTTAATTTTCTCAGAATGCAAAACAATAATGAGGGTTAAAAAAAATGCGATCTCCGAGAGGCATAGTAGAAGAAATACCATATCTTGACAAGTTGACATTCTTGAATTGAGAATAATGAACAGAACAAGTGAGCCCCTATAAAAGTTAAGGTATACATTCTGTAATGTTGTAAAAATTATTACAAATAGACGTTGATGTGTAACTACAGATTTACTTTATCGATTTCATCGGTAGGTACATTCTTTAAATACATTATTGAATACTATTTTAATTTTTGTCTGAAGCAATCATAGAGCAATCATCCTGAAGTACGTATGTCAAAGACATTCTCAATTATTTAATTATAAAGTAATAAAAATTTTTTTATTGAAAGATCCTAGAGGTTTTTTATTTCTTTGATTTGTTATACTTAGTTACATTTATAAAGTAGTTGTTTTTCAGTCATGAGACTAATACTTCCAACTTATAAGGTATCTTAAATGAAATTGCCTCGAATGTGTTTTGGGTATCTTCCGAAACCCGCATTTATGTCTACAAAAGAGAAGGGCAATATTCATTACATTCCTACGGCTCGCCATGCAGCCAGAAAAATGATTTCTGGGCTTTTCACATTATTGGGTATAGGGGCATTCTCTTGTAGTGTACTTGCTGCTAGTATGTGCCAGACTTTTCTTCCTTGTGTTGGATTATTAGTTCTTGGAATTCTTTTGTGCATCTTTGCCTATCAGCAATACATAAGTGCGTGGACACGTATCGAAATTCCGAAATTACATTATAGGAAACACGTAGTCTCTTCAGCAACCGAAGAAGAATATCGCTCTTTATTACGAACATGGCGTTTACTATCTCCGGGGGCATACTGTCATCAAGTAAATAAGAACATTCATATCTGCGAGGGGACTAAGGAGAATCTAAAGAAAATTTTAGAGAAAAGATTGGTTAAAAAAAACGGAACAATTTTAATTCAGGAATTAGATTTAGACGCGATTAGAAACGGACAGTTAGAAACCGAAACCTTGTATCAAGAAGTTTTTCAGATTCCTTCTACTATGCAAGAGTGTATTAAAAACTCATTAAGAACGAGTCATTCTCAAGACAGAATTGTCACTACTCCTTGGATTGATCGCTTTCAAGGACCTGCTCCTCAAGAAGTGCTTTATACGCATATCCCCGGATTACGTCAGGAAGAAGCGCAAACCGAATCCTCTCTACTTTCTATTTATACAGAGGCGTATGTTGAAGCTTTTAAATCAGCAATCGAAAGGGTGTCGATTTCTCGTTTTGTAAATAAAGAGGGAATCTGTCTTTTAGTTTCTCCCTTGGGAGTTATAAAAGGATTAGATAATACAGCTCTACATTCTGCAAAAATTCTTTCTAAAACAGCTTTTCTTCAAGCCGTAGAATTTTTAGCAACCGAAGTCGTCCTTCCAGAAAATAAGTCAAAAATTCCAATAACCGTGGCTCTTGTTGATCCAGATAGTGTTGCTCCCCTAAGATCTGTGAATACAAATGTCATGTTTCCGACTAGAGAGAGCTTATGTTTCTCTGATTTCGTGCCGTCTAGTTCTTCTTGGTGTCATGTGATTTAATCTGGACGAAAATAACTTCTCAGGAGTAGATGGATTTTTTATAAATCTAGATTTAGAAAATAATAATTAAAATAGATGATCCTAACTTATAGATTACGGCTTTAGGATCACATTGACAATTTCGCAATCAATTACTCGTTTAAATTCCTAAACAGGTCTCCATTTGACGATTTTATTTTCAATTGGTATTTTAGTTCATTAGTATTTCTATTCAAAATATTCGCTAATTTAAAAGAGCCACACAATGAAACAGAGATTTGGACGCAATTTAAGTATAATTGTTTTTGTTTTTGGATTGGCTCTGTACTATGTGTTGCCCACATGTCTTTATTACTCTCGACCATTAAATAAGAAAGTTGATGAGAAAGAGGCACAACAGATTGTTCGTAGATTAACGAATCAAGTTTCAGAAGTGCGTAGTGATATTATTCCTAGAGTTTCTTCAGTTCTTTCCGCATTAAAATTACGAGGACATATTACACAGCACCCCAGCATCCCAGGGGTAGTGAATGTTCATTTCAAAGATAATGCGGATGCTTATGTTTTTCTTGAAAATATGGTTTATGGTGAACCTACGGTCCCCATAAAATCGTCACGCTTGTATGTCCTAGGATACGAAAGAAAAGAGAATAGTATTGTCCAAGTCACTGGATCTTTGACTACCGCATTAACAGAAAATGATTTTTCTTTTGTCCCGTATAATAGAGAGGATGCTGAATCAGGGAAAGAAACCTTGAATGTTGTTTCATCTTTGATTGCTCTAGCCCCCGCTGGTTCATGTTCCTGCGGTTACACCTCGATTTGGAATACAGCATCTAAGGATAGAGTAGTCCAATTAGCTAACAACCTTTCATTGGGTTTGGAAATTCTTCCTAAATCAAGAACGCCGGCTCTACTTAATTACTTCTTCTCTTCAGAAAAAGATTACTCCTCATTTTTATCACGGTTAGAAAGTTTATCTACAGACTCTGATCTTCCCCAGCAGCAGCAGTCTATTTTTCGAGATGTATATCATAATTTAAAAACGAGGTCTCAAAGATGGAAAAAAACTTCTACACGTATTGTAGATAATTCTTTAGACTGTAGTGCAGTATCTCCATTCTTTTCTTCGGTAGAATTTCTCTCTAAGGAAAGAAAAATAGTGTTCTATCTCGATCCCCATGTGCTTACTAAACGTGAAGAATTATCCGTAGAACAACGTCTGGATTTTGATTCATGGCTGGCTAAAGAAAAACAAAGACTGGCACATAAATTCCAAAAACCTATTCAAGAATCTTCTCAAGGATTTTCATTTAATCTAAGTGATAAAGATGCCAGTGGAAAAATTATTTTGCACGGGCAGCGTATCTATCAGGGAATGGTTGAACATCTAGCTACGTTGGCATTGAATAGACCTCCAGCAACATCATGCGATCTTATACGAGAGAATTTTCCTATACATTGTCGTTTGCCCAAAGAAAGCGATACGTTTGGTTGTTTTATTTTCTCCCCAGAGAAGAGTTGTTCTCACTTTTCTAAAGGATCTGTTTATGTAGTTTTGAAAGGATTACGCTCCATTGCAGCGAAATATGAGAAAAGCAAAGTAGAAGATGCTAAGATTTTCGATAAGGATCTACAAAATTTATATAATTGTTTTGCTCACACAGATGTAGCTCCATGGAGTATCGGAGAAGATGAAGTTTTAGAAGTCAGAGATCCTCTACAGAGATTTTTTGATGTTTGGAGCGAGGACTTTGTTGTTACTAACGAAGGTGAAACTGCTAGTCTTGAAGTTCGCGATATACGAGATCGTTTAGAAACGTTGAACCGCATTGAAAAGCATCGTCAAGAAGAGTGGGTGCGTTGGCATGAACAATACCAGCAATCCAGTTGTTCTATGGATAATCAACAGCGTATACGCGCTGCCGTGCCTCATCGGAGTGCTTTTATTGAAAATCTCAAACTCAATTTGCGAAAATACTCTCGTGGAGACAGTGTTTTACGCTTGGGGATTGATTTTGTCGGAGGAAAACAGATTCGCTTAGCTTTTAAAGATCATCAAGGAAAGCAATTAACGGATAAGGAAGGAATCCTTAAAGTTTCCGATGAACTTTATGCTCGTTTAAATAAATTGGGTGTTGCAGAAGTCGAGATACGCAGAGAAGGAGATAACGTACATCTATGTGTTCCTGGATCCACTAAAATTTCTTCTGAAGAGATTTTAGGGACTTCTCAAATGACTTTTCATGTAGTGAATGAGAAATTTTCTCATTATTCTACATTGCGTTATGAAGTACAAAGGTTTTTAGATTAT
This portion of the Chlamydia crocodili genome encodes:
- a CDS encoding isoprenyl transferase, translating into MSLTLKQANQADLSTQSLPRHVAIIMDGNRRWYQQHQAQCTVKYSSGHYYGAKVLPNIIESAFSLGIEVLTLFAFSTENFLRSTEEVEELFYLFYSQLDEQLPYLIENKIRLRCIGNLLELPLNLQQKISEIALKTRHNPHRDLVLAINYGGKDELVRAFKKLHQDLIEQKISSDSISEEIIRSYLDTSEMPDPDLLIRTGGEMRVSNFLLWQIAYTELYVTDVLWPDFKPDHLLDAIKAYQHRSRRGGK
- a CDS encoding phosphatidate cytidylyltransferase, producing MLKLNKFKTPFYGDLFQRVVVHSLVLTFLVLLLYSSLFPVTSFALGFITALCSAVGTYEYGTMAKVKMHYAFRLYSAIGSFIFVLTSFIAIRWHHIFPEFISTIPWCFLFIWITINVFRSRKNKCGPLETSGITLFSMLYVGIPVRLFLHILYGFIHTDEPFLGVWWACFLIATTKGADIFGYFFGKAFGEKKITPEISPHKTIVGFVSGCLGATLISVAFFLQIPARFSNYITMPSILIALGVILGISGFFGDIIESIFKRDAKIKNSNQLKAVGGTLDTLDSLLLSTPIVYILLLITQKSMFLR